A window from Mangifera indica cultivar Alphonso chromosome 2, CATAS_Mindica_2.1, whole genome shotgun sequence encodes these proteins:
- the LOC123209200 gene encoding cysteine-rich receptor-like protein kinase 10 isoform X2: MSQYPSLDMWNVQNFTGGTDIFGEKLRSLLTEATAEAVNTSKMFATRKVNLDVSRTLYGLVQCTPDLSKFDCNSCLEAAFSYLRTSQVGSRVLSPSCIVRYELYPFYNETEPLAPPPLLSPPPPPIPSKGKKTTWIAIGTTGSAIIVLLLSSFLLWRRHKRDKEEKSTSDHEVQLLHLGEGSVGGDYSCDILQGQEYQEFPHFPLGIILEATQNFSDENKLGEGGFGPVYKGILVDGKEVAVKRLSRTSGQGLKELKNEVTLISKLQHKNLVRLLGCCLEGNESMLIYEYMPNKSLDFLLFDSTKRSKLDWKRRISIINGIARGLLYLHEDSRLKVIHRDLKTSNVLLDNEMNPRISDFGMARIFGGNQNEANTKRVVGTYGYMAPEYAMEGIFSVKSDVFSFGVLLLEILSGKKNSRFYLIEHGQSLLNYAWKLWCEGCALELMDPVLVHSCVPTELLRYIHVGLLCVQEDPVDRPTMSSLVVMLASDAIVLPKPTEPAFSVGRVVNLAQSSSDGKVAASKNKVTLSSVSPR; this comes from the exons ATGAGCCAATATCCCTCATTGGACATGTGGAATGTGCAAAACTTTACTGGCGGTACAGACATATTTGGTGAGAAACTTAGAAGTTTGTTGACCGAGGCTACGGCTGAGGCTGTAAACACTTCCAAAATGTTTGCAACCAGAAAGGTTAATTTGGATGTTTCTCGTACACTGTATGGTCTAGTGCAGTGCACGCCGGACCTGTCGAAATTTGATTGCAATAGTTGCCTTGAAGCAGCTTTTTCATATTTAAGAACATCACAGGTAGGATCAAGAGTGCTGTCTCCAAGTTGTATTGTCCGCTACGAACTATACCCGTTCTATAATGAAACAGAGCCACTGGCACCTCCACCACTTCTgtctccacctccacctccaatTCCTTCCAAAG gaaaaaaaacaacatGGATTGCGATAGGCACCACAGGATCGGCAATTATAGTACTTCTGCTGAGTTCTTTCCTTCTGTGGAGAAGACACAAAAGAGATAAAG AGGAGAAATCAACCAGTGATCACGAAGTTCAACTACTTCACTTAGGAGAGGGCAGCGTTGGAGGTGATTATTCCTGTGATATATTACAAGGACAGGAATATCAAGAGTTTCCCCATTTTCCATTAGGCATCATACTAGAGGCCACACAAAATTTTTCTGATGAAAATAAGCTTGGTGAAGGTGGGTTCGGCCCTGTGTACAAG GGAATATTAGTGGATGGTAAGGAAGTTGCAGTGAAGAGGCTTTCAAGAACTTCTGGGCAAGGGCTAAAAGAGTTAAAAAATGAAGTTACTTTAATTTCCAAATTACAACACAAAAATCTTGTGAGACTCTTGGGATGTTGCTTAGAGGGGAATGAGTCGATGCTTATCTATGAATATATGCCCAACAAAAGCCTTGACTTCCTCCTTTTTG ATTCAACTAAGAGGTCAAAACTAGACTGGAAAAGACGTATAAGCATCATTAATGGCATTGCACGAGGTCTATTGTATTTGCATGAAGATTCTCGACTCAAAGTAATTCATCGCGATCTCAAAACTAGTAATGTTTTATTGGATAATGAGATGAATCCTAGAATATCAGATTTCGGAATGGCCAGAATATTTGGTGGAAATCAAAACGAAGCTAACACGAAAAGAGTTGTTGGCACATA CGGATACATGGCTCCAGAATATGCCATGGAAGGAATATTTTCGGTCAAATCTGATGTTTTCAGTTTTGGAGTTCTTTTGCTTGAGATTCTGAGTGGGAAAAAGAACAGTCGATTTTATCTTATAGAACATGGCCAAAGCTTGCTTAATTAT GCTTGGAAGCTATGGTGCGAAGGATGTGCATTAGAGCTAATGGATCCCGTTTTGGTGCATTCATGTGTGCCAACTGAATTATTGAGATACATCCATGTTGGATTGTTGTGTGTTCAGGAAGATCCAGTAGACAGGCCTACCATGTCATCTTTAGTGGTCATGTTGGCAAGTGATGCAATAGTGCTTCCTAAACCAACTGAACCTGCATTTTCTGTTGGTAGAGTTGTCAATTTAGCTCAATCTTCATCAGATGGTAAAGTTGCCGCCTCCAAGAATAAGGTAACCCTTTCAAGTGTTTCACCTCGATGA
- the LOC123209200 gene encoding putative receptor-like protein kinase At4g00960 isoform X1 — translation MSQYPSLDMWNVQNFTGGTDIFGEKLRSLLTEATAEAVNTSKMFATRKVNLDVSRTLYGLVQCTPDLSKFDCNSCLEAAFSYLRTSQVGSRVLSPSCIVRYELYPFYNETEPLAPPPLLSPPPPPIPSKGKKTTWIAIGTTGSAIIVLLLSSFLLWRRHKRDKVCLVEEKSTSDHEVQLLHLGEGSVGGDYSCDILQGQEYQEFPHFPLGIILEATQNFSDENKLGEGGFGPVYKGILVDGKEVAVKRLSRTSGQGLKELKNEVTLISKLQHKNLVRLLGCCLEGNESMLIYEYMPNKSLDFLLFDSTKRSKLDWKRRISIINGIARGLLYLHEDSRLKVIHRDLKTSNVLLDNEMNPRISDFGMARIFGGNQNEANTKRVVGTYGYMAPEYAMEGIFSVKSDVFSFGVLLLEILSGKKNSRFYLIEHGQSLLNYAWKLWCEGCALELMDPVLVHSCVPTELLRYIHVGLLCVQEDPVDRPTMSSLVVMLASDAIVLPKPTEPAFSVGRVVNLAQSSSDGKVAASKNKVTLSSVSPR, via the exons ATGAGCCAATATCCCTCATTGGACATGTGGAATGTGCAAAACTTTACTGGCGGTACAGACATATTTGGTGAGAAACTTAGAAGTTTGTTGACCGAGGCTACGGCTGAGGCTGTAAACACTTCCAAAATGTTTGCAACCAGAAAGGTTAATTTGGATGTTTCTCGTACACTGTATGGTCTAGTGCAGTGCACGCCGGACCTGTCGAAATTTGATTGCAATAGTTGCCTTGAAGCAGCTTTTTCATATTTAAGAACATCACAGGTAGGATCAAGAGTGCTGTCTCCAAGTTGTATTGTCCGCTACGAACTATACCCGTTCTATAATGAAACAGAGCCACTGGCACCTCCACCACTTCTgtctccacctccacctccaatTCCTTCCAAAG gaaaaaaaacaacatGGATTGCGATAGGCACCACAGGATCGGCAATTATAGTACTTCTGCTGAGTTCTTTCCTTCTGTGGAGAAGACACAAAAGAGATAAAG tGTGCCTTGTAGAGGAGAAATCAACCAGTGATCACGAAGTTCAACTACTTCACTTAGGAGAGGGCAGCGTTGGAGGTGATTATTCCTGTGATATATTACAAGGACAGGAATATCAAGAGTTTCCCCATTTTCCATTAGGCATCATACTAGAGGCCACACAAAATTTTTCTGATGAAAATAAGCTTGGTGAAGGTGGGTTCGGCCCTGTGTACAAG GGAATATTAGTGGATGGTAAGGAAGTTGCAGTGAAGAGGCTTTCAAGAACTTCTGGGCAAGGGCTAAAAGAGTTAAAAAATGAAGTTACTTTAATTTCCAAATTACAACACAAAAATCTTGTGAGACTCTTGGGATGTTGCTTAGAGGGGAATGAGTCGATGCTTATCTATGAATATATGCCCAACAAAAGCCTTGACTTCCTCCTTTTTG ATTCAACTAAGAGGTCAAAACTAGACTGGAAAAGACGTATAAGCATCATTAATGGCATTGCACGAGGTCTATTGTATTTGCATGAAGATTCTCGACTCAAAGTAATTCATCGCGATCTCAAAACTAGTAATGTTTTATTGGATAATGAGATGAATCCTAGAATATCAGATTTCGGAATGGCCAGAATATTTGGTGGAAATCAAAACGAAGCTAACACGAAAAGAGTTGTTGGCACATA CGGATACATGGCTCCAGAATATGCCATGGAAGGAATATTTTCGGTCAAATCTGATGTTTTCAGTTTTGGAGTTCTTTTGCTTGAGATTCTGAGTGGGAAAAAGAACAGTCGATTTTATCTTATAGAACATGGCCAAAGCTTGCTTAATTAT GCTTGGAAGCTATGGTGCGAAGGATGTGCATTAGAGCTAATGGATCCCGTTTTGGTGCATTCATGTGTGCCAACTGAATTATTGAGATACATCCATGTTGGATTGTTGTGTGTTCAGGAAGATCCAGTAGACAGGCCTACCATGTCATCTTTAGTGGTCATGTTGGCAAGTGATGCAATAGTGCTTCCTAAACCAACTGAACCTGCATTTTCTGTTGGTAGAGTTGTCAATTTAGCTCAATCTTCATCAGATGGTAAAGTTGCCGCCTCCAAGAATAAGGTAACCCTTTCAAGTGTTTCACCTCGATGA